The DNA segment CACCTCGTCCGAGCGGATGAGCGCCCAGCGGCGGGCGTCGGCGATCCCGAGCGCGAGCGTCGACTTCCCCGTGCCGGGGAGCCCGCCCACGAGCACGATGACGGGCCGGGCGCGGGTCAGCCTCTCGTGGGCGAGCCGGAGGAGTCGAGCGGCCTCGGCTCTCGCCGGTCGCTCGCCCTGTTCGGCGCGGATGCAGGCGACCTTCGAGCGCACCAGCGCGCGGTAAGCGATGTAGTGATCGGCGAGGCTCGACGGGAACGGGTCGCCGGAGAACTCCCGGTACCACGCCACCAGCCGGTCGGCGAGCTCCGGGCGTTCCAGGCGCTCGATGTCCATCGCGAGGAAGGCGATGTCGGCGACGACATCTGCGTAGCGGAACCGGTCGTTGAACTCGATGCAGTCGAGGATGCGAGGGCCGTCGTCGAGGCAGAAGATGTCGTCGGCGAGCAGATCGCCGTGCCCGTCGCGGACCCGTCCCTCGGACGCCCGGAGGCGGAAGAGCCGCCCTCGCGCGTCCAGATACCGATGCGCGAGCGCGCGCACGCGCTCGAATCCATCCGCCGGCAGCAGGGAACCCACATATGGCGCCATCTCGCTGAAGTTGTCGTCCCAGTTCTTCCGGACTGCGTCGGGGGTCCCGGCGCGCGTGATCTCCTCCGAGGTGACCGCGCGCTCGTGGAACGCGGTGATCGTGCGCGCGATGCTTCGCAGGCAACCGTCGACGTCGGCTCGGCGGGAGATGAGCGTCGAGAGGCGTCGCGGCGCGGGCATCCGCCGCATGGCGACCAGATGGTCGCAGGGAGCGCCGTCGGGGCCGATCAGGTCGACCACGCCGAGGTAGACGTCGGGGGCGAGGCGCCGGTTGAGCTCGACCTCCCGCCGGCAGGCGGCTTCGCGCTGCTCGCGCGTCGAGAAGTCGAGGAACGCGAACCTGACTGGCCTCTTCAGCTTGTACGCGCGATCCCCAACGAAGAACAGGTGCGAGATGTGTGTCGTCACCACCGAGGCCTGCGGGCGGGCGGCGGATGCCGGCGCGATGCGCGTCATGAGGCCGCCTTCACGGACGGCGCAGACCGAGTTCCTCTTCCGCCCTTGCCCGTTCCGAGGAGCCTCTCCACCGCAGATGTAACAGCTTGCGCACCGGAGTACTTCTCGATCGCCTCCATGGGGCCACGCCCGCCCACGTCATCGGGCGATCCCACGGATACGACGAGCATCGGCCGCCGGCCGTAGACCGGATGCGCACGGTAGGCCTTCAGGAGGTGGATCCCCCGGTAGGTCCGGCCTCGTATCGGACCGAACAGCGGGCACGAGAACACGATGAGTTCGGCGGCGTCGGCGAGCGGGCACGCCCCGTACTTGAGCATCGGGCACGCGGCGAACGGTGTCGGGCCGCCGCCGCACCGGATCACCCGGTGTCCCGCCTGCTCCAACAGACCCGCCTCGTACAGGCCGAGGTCGGGGACGTCTTCGACGAGCAGCACCGTCGCCATGTCGGCCACCCACGGAAAGACTCGCAGTCCCAGGCTCTCGGGGGCAGGGCCGAGCGTCCCCCCGGCGAGGGGGCGGCGGCCCCTATTTGATTCGCCCTGGAACGGCGAGCGTGATGGTGAAGGCAAGCCCCCACGGGATCCCGACGGCCGGCTTCCGGGTCGACTGCGACTTCGAGATGAGCGATGACGCGCGGTCGCGCGTGACTGCCGCTCGCCTCCACCTCGTGCTGCCGGCATCGTTCCCCGCGGAGCGCCGCCAAGCGCTTCTGCGTGTCGCGGAGCAGTGCACCGTTGCACAACTCGATCCGCAACGCGCCGGAGGTGACCATCACCACCACCGGAGCCGAGCAAGCGGCCTGAGGAGGAAGGGAGCGGTCGTGAGACGTACCGTCAAGGACGTGATGACGCGCGACGTCGTCGTCGCGCGAGACTCCTGGGTCATTCAAGAACGTCGTGCGGCACCTGAGAGCTTCCGGGGTCAGCGCTCTCCCGGTAGTTGATCCTGAGGGACGCGCCCTCGGCATCGTCTCGGAGGCAGACCTGTTGCTCAAGGAGAAATGGGCGGCGGTGGGGGAACATCACGGGGTGCTTGCGTGGGCGCGCGGGCGTCGCGAGCGCCGCAAGGCCGAGGCGCTGACCGTGCGCGAGCTCATGACGTCGCCGGTGATCACTGCCGGCCCGGACGACACGCTCGGCGCCGCCGCACGCCTGATGCACGAGCGCGGCGTGAAGCGCCTCCCGGTCGTCGATGCCGACGGGAAGGTAGTCGGGATCGTGAGCCGGCAGGACCTCGTGAAGATCTTCCTGCGGCCCGACGACGAGATCCGGAACGACGTCGTGCGCGACGTGATCCACCGCTCCCTCTGGCTCGACCCTCGAGTCGTGCGCGTGGATGTCACTGATGGCGTCGTAACCCTGGAGGGAAGGCCCGAGAACAAGAGCCTCGTCGAGATCCTCATCGGACTCGTTCGAGGGATGGACGGCGTTGTCGGCATCGTTCCTCGCCTGTCATTCGAGATCGACGACACTCGCGTACGGCCGGACGTGCCGCTGCCCTGGCGCGTCCTGCCGCCGAGCCTGCGGTACCCGTCGCCACGGCAACGGCGAGCGAGGTGATCGGCGATGTCCATGCACACCAAACCTCTCAGGGAGGAACACGAGGAGTTGCGGATCTGGGTCGACACGCTCAAGGAGACGGGGATCGGGTCGGGTACGTTTCTGTCGGGATCCTCCGTGACCTCATCGATGAGGCCTATGAGTTCCTCACGCATCATCTGATCCCCCACGCGGTCGCCGAGGACGAGGTGCTGTATCCGGCCGTCGCGCGCCTGATGGGCGCCTCCGAGGCGACGGCGACGATGAGCCGCGATCATGTGGAAGTGGAGAAGCTCACCCAGGAGCTGAGCGCCCTGCGCGCCCACCTGGCTGCGACGACGCCGGGAGACCTGCAAGCGAAGACGCTGCGCCGGAACCTGTACGCGCTGCACGCGCTGATCTCGCTGCACTTCGCCACGGAGGAGGAGGTCTACCTCCCGATCCTCGACGCGCGGCTCTCCGAGGGGGAGGCGGCCGGGGTCTTCGCGCGCATGGAGGAGGCCGAGCACGTGGCGCGCGGACGCGCCGCGGAACACGCGGTTCCCGGCAGCCGATCCCTGCGGGCGTAGCGCCGGCCTCGAGCGTCGTCAGTTGCTCCAGGTGCTCAGAGGACCCGCTTCGGCCGCGAAGCCCTCGTAGAGGGCCGCCGCGACGAGCGGGTCGAGGTTGGCGAGCTCGGGTCCCCGCCGGGGATGCCGCCCCGAGTCCTGGACGGTCGTGTAGCCCAGCTCCATCGCGTCGCCGATCAGGTAGGTGCCGCGGGCCGGCGCGAACGCCTCGCCCGCGTAGCCGACGCGGCCCCAGGCCGCTTTGGCGCCCAGAACGTCGCCGCCGGCAGCCAGCCGGTTCCCATCGGTGCCCCGTGAAGCACGCATACGGCGAGTAGACCGGCGCCGGCCTGCCGATCCAAGGGCCGATCGGACCGCCGCCGCTCGGGTCTGAGGCCTCCGCGGTCGGGGGTCCTTCGGCCCTCGCTCCCTACCAGGCTCCCACGTAGCGTGTCGCGTCAGGAGGCCGCCGTCAGCCGAGCGTCGGAGAGCGAATGGGGCAAACAGGACCGCCGCGGGCCCGCCCGAAGCGGGCCTTCACGCGCGTCCTCCTGGTGGACGACCACGAGGTCGTCCGCGGCGGGATCAAGGGCCTGCTCGCGACCGAGGACGACATCCGCGTCGTCGGCGAGGCCGGCTCGGTGCGCGACGCGATCGATGAAGCCGAGCGCACGCGTCCGGACGTCATCGTGATGGACGTCCGGCTCACCGACGGGAGCGGCATCGAGGCGACGCGCGAGATCCGCTCTCGGCGACCCGATACGAAGGTGCTGATGCTCACCTCTTTCGCCGACGACGAGGCGCTCTTCGCGTCGATCCTTGCCGGCGCCTCGGGCTATGTCCTGAAGCAGGTGCGGGGCGGAGACATCCTTCGCGGCATCCGCGCGATCGCGCGTGGTGAGAGCCTGCTCGACCCGACCGTCACCGGCGCCGTCATGGAGCGCCTGCGCAAGGGGAAGCATCTGCTGAAGGACCCGAAGCTCGCGCGACTCTCGCCCCACGAGGAGCGGATCCTCGAGCTCGTCGCCGAGGGGAAGACGAACGGCGAGATCGGCCGGCGGCTCAAGCTCGCCGAGAAGACGGTCAAGAACTACGTCTCGAACATCCTGATGAAGCTCGAGGTCTCCCGGAGAGCCGAGGCGGCCGCCTACATGGCGCGCCACACTTCCCTTCCCGGCTCTTCGTGAGATGCCTGCGCGGCCCGGTGGTCGCGCGCGTAGGAGGCTGAATCCGGCACTCGGACGAGGAGGGCGCAATGAGCGTGACCGATCGCGAATTCTGGACCGTGATCCACGGCATGGTCCTGGGCACGCTTTTTCTGCTCGCGTTCGCGGGCGGGATCGCGGGGCTGTGGAGCCTGCGGCCGGCCCTGGTGACGCCGGCCGGGATCCGCGAGCGGATCCACCGGCTCAACATCGGCGTCTGGTCGATGGCGATCGTCGCGTGGGGGACGGTGATCACCGGCACCTACATCGTGTACCCGTGGTACCGCGACGCGGCGGAGACCAGCGCGCGTTCACGGCTCCTGGCCAACCCGGAGACTGCCTTGTGGCACACCTTCGGGATGGAGTGGAAGGAGCACGTCGCCTGGATCGCGCCGATCCTGGCCACGGCGGTCGCCTTCATCGTGACCTACTACGGCCGCCGTCTCGCCCGCGATGACCGGATGCGCAAGCTCGCGATGGCGCTGTTCACCGGAGCGTTCCTCGCAGCCGCGGTGGCGGGGCTGTTCGGAGCCTTCATCAACAAGGCGGCTCCGATCCAGTGAGGGAGGATGACATGGAGTCGACGACGCGCGATATCGAGGGAGGCGAGACATCGGCCATGGAACGTCCGGAAGTGGAATCGGCTCGCCCCAACGGTCCGGCGGTTGCTGCTCTGGTCGCGGCAGCGTTCGGCTCGTTCGTTCTGGGGCTGTTCACGACCCTCGCCGAAGTGTCGGAGCCGCTCAAGAACTGGCTGAACTGGAGCAACCCGGTAGGACCGCTCTCCGGCAAGACCGGTCTCGCCCTTGCGGCATGGGTGGGCGCGTGGCTGGCGCTCGGTGTTGCATGGCGGCGCAGCGAGGTCGACCTCCCGAAGGCGTTGATCGCCTCGGCGGCGCTGATCGGGCTCGGCGTGCTCGGGACGTTCCCGTCGTTCTTCGAGCAGTTCGCGGTCGGTTGAGGAGGGTTCGCCATGTTGGGTGCGGAGCAAGTGATCTTCATCGAAGAGATCCCCACGTGGGTCTTCATCCCCTTCGCGGCGGCCGTCGCAGGCGTTCTCGCCTGGGTCGTGCACTGGATCCTGCGGTCCCCGGCCGCGAAGTGAGCGGCCAGGGCCGCGGGAGAGGAGACGAGATGCGGACGAGCGGCTGGCGGCGGATCGCGACCGGCGTGTGGGCGTGGCCGCGCGATCCCCAGATCTACGGCCGGCTCGACGTCGACGCGATTCCGATCCTGGACGCGATCGACCGCGTGAGTGCGACGGCAGGCGTGAAGGTGTCAGCCACGGACTTCATCGTCCGCGCCGTCGCGCACGCGCTCGCCGAGAACCCCGACGTCAACACGCGCCTCAGGTTCGGACGCTTCGTCCCGCGCGGTGGGGTTGATGTGTTTGTCATCGTGTCGACCGGCGCCGGGCGGGATCTGTCGGGCGTGAAGGTCTCGCACGCCGACCGCAAGGATGTCGTTGCCGTGGCACGCGAGGTCGATGAGGAAGCCGGTGGCGTCAGAGATGGCCGCCGCACCGACCTGGAGCGCGCGAAGCGGCTGCTCGAATCGCTCCCGCTTCCCCTCTCATCGAGACGCCGAGGAAGGATGAGGGATGGTGCGCACCGCGGCGGAAGCGCGGGAGGAGCGGATCGATGAGATTCTGTCTCAGTTCTTCCCGGCGAGCGACCCGCCGAGCTGGTGGGTCGGCGAGCCCGCGAGACCATCGGGACGCGTGGACGTAATGTTCCGCGACCGTCGCGAGGCGGGTCGCGTCCTTGCAGCGCGGCTCGACTTCTTGCGCACCGAGGATCCCGTCGTCGTGGGCCTCCCCCGCGGAGGCGTCCCGGTGGCGGCCGAGGTCGCGCGCGAGCTCGGTGCGCCTCTCGACGTCCTCGTCGTTCGAAAGCTCGGCTGCCCGTGGCAGCCGGAACTGGGAATGGGCGCCGTCGGCGAGGGAGGGATCATCGTCCTGAACGAGGACCTCGTCGCCCGATTTGGCCTTAGCCGCGACGACGTCGAAACGGTCGCCCGCGCCGAGCGGCAGGAGCTCGAACGTCGAGTTCGCCGGTATCGCGGGGATCGGGCGGCCACGTCCCTGGAGGGCCGCACGGTGATCGTGGTCGATGACGGCATCGCGACTGGGTTCACGGTCCGAGCAGCGGTCGCGATCGCGCGGCGGCGCGGCGCCCGGCGCGTGGTACTGGCGACCCCAGTCGCGCCGTCCAGGACCGTCGAAGAGCTCGCCCGCGTCGCCGACGACGTCGTGACGATGGAGGAGCCCGAGGAGTTTCTCGCCATAGGCCAGTTCTACGAGGACTTCACGCAGACTAGCGACGAGGAGGTCGCGGCGTATCTGGCTGGGAGCATGCTGCCCCTCGTCGAGGCCGTGGGAACGGCCGATCCTCCCGACCCTGTCGAGATCGACCTCTCGGAGGTGCGTCTCGCCGGCGACCTGACGCTCCCGGCCGACCCCGTCGGCGTCATCGTCTTCGCCCATGGGAGCGGGAGCAGCCGCCTGAGCCCGAGGAACCGCTTCGTCGCACGAGCGCTCAACGAGGGCAGGCTGGCGACGCTGCTGTTCGACCTGCTGACCACCGCGGAGGAGATCGACCGAGCCAACGTCTTCGACATCGAGCTCCTCGCCGGGCGGCTCGTGGAAGCGACGCGCTGGCTTCAGACGCGGCGCGATGTCCGCGGGCTCCCGATCGGCTACTTCGGCGCCAGCACCGGCGCCGCCGCCGCTTTGTGGGCGGCAGCGAATCTCGGCGCCGCGATCGCCGCTGTCGTCTCCCGCGGTGGCCGCCCAGACCTCGCGCGCGAGACGCTCCACCAGGTCCGAGCCCCCACCCTTCTTATCGTGGGTGGACGCGACGAGGCGGTGCTTGCGCTGAACCGGCAAGCCCAGGCGGCGCTCCAGTGCGCGAACGCGCTCGAAGTCGTTCCCGGCGCGACGCATCTGTTCGAGGAGCCCGGAGCGCTCGACCGCGTCGCCCAGCTCGCGCGCAACTGGTTCGTGCGGTTCCTCCGCGGAGCGATCCGCGAAGCCGGCTGAGCCGGAATCGGCTCCGCGAGGGACTACGCCGCTCCCCGCAGGTCCTTCCGGATCGCCTCGAAATCCTCCCGGGTGATCTCGCCGCGCGCGTACCGCAGCTTCGCGACTTCGAGCGGATCGGTTCTCGGCTCGCGCTCACCGCCGCGCCCTCGGCTGACGAGCGAAACGATCACGTAGACGATCGTTCCCCAGAACAAGAGCCACAACAAGCCACCGAAGAGCATCCACCACCCCATACCATCGTGGACGCGCCACCACATCCTTCTCACCTCCTCGCCTTGCGGGTCGCCGCAGCCGCACGCGTCACGCGTTTCGCCTCTGATCGGCGGGCGCAGTCCGCGCAGATGATCCTCTCCGCGTCGGCGAGCTGGTGACGGTCGAGGACCAGGAAGCACGAACGGCAGACGAACTCGGTGCTTCGGATCGGCTCCGGCGGCGCGAGCGCCTCGATCGTCGGCTCGCTGCGGTCGAGGAACGCCGCCTCAAGCCTCTCGAACGCCCGCTCCTCGTCCTCGAACTCCCGCTCGTGGACGGCTTCCGCCCCTATCTCCTCGTCCTCCACGACCGAGAGGAGGACGGCCTCGGGTTCTTCAACATCCGGTCCCGTGCGGGTCTCCACCCTGGTGCGCGCCATGGCCGGGCCCCCTTCTCCGAAGTGACGGCCACACCATGACGAAGAGGCTCCGCCGGCCGACAGGGCCAACGGGCCCGCGATGGGGGCACCATTGGCCCTGCCGGCCGTCCCCACGGAGCGCGGATAGTGGATGGGAGCGGGAGGTGAGGCCGATGCCGAAGGGAATGGTCAAGTGGGTGGATCCCCGGACGGGCGAGGGGCGGATCAGGCGTCTCGGACGCGAGTATCCCGTGCGGCTCGAGGACATGGAAGCCTCCGCGCGCGCCACGCGCCAGGGTCCATTGCGTCACCCAGACGCAGGGATCGCTCGATAGGACTCACGAGCCGCGCACTGGTACGCGAGTCACCGGACGCGAACAGCGTGACCTCATGGCCGCGAGCAACCAGTTCCTCCGTCAGCCATGACACGACCCGCTCGGTCCCCCCGTACGTCGAGGGCGGGACGCTCTCGTAGAGAGGGGCGACCTGGGCGATCCTCATCCTCACCCTCCCGTGAGCGTCTCGACTCTCGATATCCAGCTTGGCATTCACCTGGAGATGCGAGCAGGGGCGGTGGACCCGGGCGAGAAGGGACACCCGGCCCGCGCATCTGATCTGCGTGCCCATCGACGTCGAAGCGTGACGGACTCGCGGACGGACACGGTCGCGGCGCGATGTGCCGAAAGCATCTGTGCAGGTCAGCGGAGGCGGAAGGAATCGAACCCACCCGGCCCCGTGAAGGGCCGCACCGGTTTTGAAGACCGGGAGGGACACCAGCCCCCATTCGCCTCCGGCGGGATACTAGCGATCGCGCTAGGAAGCGGGCAGCGCGGTGTGGAGGTCTCCCGGCTACACCGGCAGCAGGAGTCGTGAGCCGCCGAGACCCCGACGCAAACGAGATTCATAGATGCCGTTGTCTCGAGGTAGCGAGCGGAAACCCCGACGAGGTGGAGCCGGATGCGGTGCCCGGCCTTGAAGCGGTTGCCGATCGGCCAGAACTCCACGTGGTACCGGCGGTACATCGGCGGCCGACGTTCCCGCGGCGGCCCGTGGGCAGACCGGCGAACCTCATTCGCCTGCGGCGGGATACTCGCGATTAGATTCCGGAGTTGAGCGGCCGGATCGGGGGCAGCCATGCCGAACCTCAGCCCGAAGATGCCGGACTTCGACCTCCAGGAATGGAGCGAGAAGCCCTACCAGGAACGCCTCCGCATGATGTGCCGGGCCTGGGCGCTCGACGGGTTCGGCGTCCCGGCTCCCATCTATCTCTTCTACGTTCTCAAGATGGCCCTCTACATCCTCGGCTGGGCGTTCTTCGTGTCGCTGGGGCCCGGCCTCGGCTGGATCGGCGACATCGGCAACTGGTGGCGCGAGCCGATCGCGTTCCAGAAGCTCGCGCTCTGGACGCTGCTGTTCGAGGTCTCGGGCCTCGGCGGCGCAAGCGGACCACTGACGGCACGCTACGTACCGCCGATCGGCGCGGCGGTGTATTGGCTGCGCCCCGGCACCACGCGCCTTGCGCCGTGGCCCAAGAGGATCCCGTTCACCGCCGGCACGACGCGATCGGTCTTCG comes from the Actinomycetota bacterium genome and includes:
- a CDS encoding AAA family ATPase encodes the protein MTRIAPASAARPQASVVTTHISHLFFVGDRAYKLKRPVRFAFLDFSTREQREAACRREVELNRRLAPDVYLGVVDLIGPDGAPCDHLVAMRRMPAPRRLSTLISRRADVDGCLRSIARTITAFHERAVTSEEITRAGTPDAVRKNWDDNFSEMAPYVGSLLPADGFERVRALAHRYLDARGRLFRLRASEGRVRDGHGDLLADDIFCLDDGPRILDCIEFNDRFRYADVVADIAFLAMDIERLERPELADRLVAWYREFSGDPFPSSLADHYIAYRALVRSKVACIRAEQGERPARAEAARLLRLAHERLTRARPVIVLVGGLPGTGKSTLALGIADARRWALIRSDEVRKDLAGIAHSERAPAEYAAGIYTREMTERTYREMLARARRAIALGDSVVLDASWTDRHLREAAAAAAAGAYADLVELRCAAPHALAADRLRARNREGGDASDATPETARAMLMRADPWPDARTIDTTRPPEEALEEGLRALDAPPPPPDALEALAALVAE
- a CDS encoding CBS domain-containing protein encodes the protein MLKEKWAAVGEHHGVLAWARGRRERRKAEALTVRELMTSPVITAGPDDTLGAAARLMHERGVKRLPVVDADGKVVGIVSRQDLVKIFLRPDDEIRNDVVRDVIHRSLWLDPRVVRVDVTDGVVTLEGRPENKSLVEILIGLVRGMDGVVGIVPRLSFEIDDTRVRPDVPLPWRVLPPSLRYPSPRQRRAR
- a CDS encoding hemerythrin domain-containing protein is translated as MIGDVHAHQTSQGGTRGVADLGRHAQGDGDRVGYVSVGILRDLIDEAYEFLTHHLIPHAVAEDEVLYPAVARLMGASEATATMSRDHVEVEKLTQELSALRAHLAATTPGDLQAKTLRRNLYALHALISLHFATEEEVYLPILDARLSEGEAAGVFARMEEAEHVARGRAAEHAVPGSRSLRA
- a CDS encoding response regulator transcription factor, which translates into the protein MGQTGPPRARPKRAFTRVLLVDDHEVVRGGIKGLLATEDDIRVVGEAGSVRDAIDEAERTRPDVIVMDVRLTDGSGIEATREIRSRRPDTKVLMLTSFADDEALFASILAGASGYVLKQVRGGDILRGIRAIARGESLLDPTVTGAVMERLRKGKHLLKDPKLARLSPHEERILELVAEGKTNGEIGRRLKLAEKTVKNYVSNILMKLEVSRRAEAAAYMARHTSLPGSS
- a CDS encoding 2-oxo acid dehydrogenase subunit E2 is translated as MRTSGWRRIATGVWAWPRDPQIYGRLDVDAIPILDAIDRVSATAGVKVSATDFIVRAVAHALAENPDVNTRLRFGRFVPRGGVDVFVIVSTGAGRDLSGVKVSHADRKDVVAVAREVDEEAGGVRDGRRTDLERAKRLLESLPLPLSSRRRGRMRDGAHRGGSAGGADR
- a CDS encoding phosphoribosyltransferase family protein, giving the protein MFRDRREAGRVLAARLDFLRTEDPVVVGLPRGGVPVAAEVARELGAPLDVLVVRKLGCPWQPELGMGAVGEGGIIVLNEDLVARFGLSRDDVETVARAERQELERRVRRYRGDRAATSLEGRTVIVVDDGIATGFTVRAAVAIARRRGARRVVLATPVAPSRTVEELARVADDVVTMEEPEEFLAIGQFYEDFTQTSDEEVAAYLAGSMLPLVEAVGTADPPDPVEIDLSEVRLAGDLTLPADPVGVIVFAHGSGSSRLSPRNRFVARALNEGRLATLLFDLLTTAEEIDRANVFDIELLAGRLVEATRWLQTRRDVRGLPIGYFGASTGAAAALWAAANLGAAIAAVVSRGGRPDLARETLHQVRAPTLLIVGGRDEAVLALNRQAQAALQCANALEVVPGATHLFEEPGALDRVAQLARNWFVRFLRGAIREAG
- a CDS encoding SHOCT domain-containing protein, whose product is MWWRVHDGMGWWMLFGGLLWLLFWGTIVYVIVSLVSRGRGGEREPRTDPLEVAKLRYARGEITREDFEAIRKDLRGAA
- a CDS encoding DUF4193 family protein; the protein is MARTRVETRTGPDVEEPEAVLLSVVEDEEIGAEAVHEREFEDEERAFERLEAAFLDRSEPTIEALAPPEPIRSTEFVCRSCFLVLDRHQLADAERIICADCARRSEAKRVTRAAAATRKARR